The Oenanthe melanoleuca isolate GR-GAL-2019-014 chromosome 1A, OMel1.0, whole genome shotgun sequence genome contains a region encoding:
- the AKR1D1 gene encoding aldo-keto reductase family 1 member D1 — protein MNLTAESHRVPLSDGNSIPLLGLGTYADPQKTPKGSCLEAVKIAIDAGYRHIDGAFVYFNEHEVGQAIREKIAEGKIKREDIFYCGKLWNTCHPPELVRPTLEKTLKILQLDYVDLYIIELPMAFKPGDALYPKDENGKFIYHETDLCATWEALEACKDAGLAKSIGVSNFNRRQLEMIMNKPGLKHKPVSNQVECHPYFTQPKLLEFCRQHDIVIVGYSPLGTSRDESWVNVSSPPLLKDPVLNAIGKKYNKTAAQIALRFNVQRGVVVIPKSFNPQRIRENFQIFDFSLTEKEMKEIEALNKNVRYVELLMWRDHPEYPFNDEY, from the exons ACTCCCAAAGGCTCCTGCCTGGAGGCGGTGAAGATTGCCATTGACGCTGGTTACCGCCACATCGACGGTGCCTTTGTCTACTTCAATGAGCATGAAGTGGGACAAGCCATCCGGGAGAAGATTGCCGAAGGGAAGATCAAGAGAGAAGACATCTTTTACTGCGGCAAG CTGTGGAATACCTGCCACCCCCCAGAGCTGGTGCGTCCCACCCTGGAGAAAACCCTGAAGATCCTGCAGCTGGACTATGTTGACCTCTACATCATTGAGCTGCCAATGGCTTTcaag cctggagatgcACTCTACCCAAaagatgaaaatggaaaatttatcTATCATGAGACAGACTTATGTGCCACTTGGGAG GCTCTGGAGGCATGTAAAGATGCAGGCTTGGCAAAGTCTATTGGAGTATCCAATTTCAACCGCAGGCAACTGGAGATGATCATGAACAAGCCAGGACTTAAGCACAAACCTGTCAGCAACCAG GTAGAATGCCATCCCTACTTCACCCAACCCAAACTCCTAGAATTTTGCAGACAACATGACATCGTTATTGTTGGGTACAGCCCATTGGGAACCTCAAGGGATGAATCATG GGTAAATGTGTCCTCCCCTCCTTTACTGAAGGATCCTGTGCTGAACGCCATTGGCAAGAAGTACAACAAGACTGCGGCACAGATTGCTTTGCGCTTCAACGTCCAGCGAGGGGTGGTGGTGATCCCAAAAAGTTTCAATCCACAACGCATCAGAGAGAACTTCCAG ATCTTTGATTTCTCCCTCACTGagaaagagatgaaagaaattGAAGCCCTGAACAAAAACGTTCGTTATGTGGAACTGTTAAT GTGGCGTGACCATCCAGAGTATCCCTTCAATGATGAATACTGA